The following are from one region of the Lujinxingia sediminis genome:
- a CDS encoding ABC transporter ATP-binding protein — translation MSAPEDNKSAANDSDATQKNGRPQNAAIGSGFQEQKLGQITDLSLVRRLWTYMRPYRWLFFLSLLSMPALTTVSLVQPWLLQIAIDEYLIPGELSGLWIVLAGYAASIVGMAALTFGQMYVTQYAGQKALRDLRQELFEHVQNLSSDFFRKNPVGRLMSRMTTDIESLQEALSSGMISMVGDIITLSAIVVILLYKNWQLALASFVVVPVLVGLTAIFRYFLRKAFREIRVKIARLYSHLQESITGMSVIQLFVRENVSRDEYRDINADYRDANIRSIRYDALLYSVVEAVGSVTIGAIIWYGSGQALEGAITLGVLVAFIEYMQKFFVPIRDLAQKYNFLQSAMASSERVFQLLDTHETIPQPDSPRPIPDGALTIEFDDVWFGYGSDDPVLRGLSFRVNPCERIALVGHTGAGKTTIIKLLTRLHDVERGRILINGTDIREFDVQDLRRKFAVVLQDVFLFSDTVRKNLTMGDDAVSDDAIARATELVHAQEMIERLEGGLDYPVSERGQNLSAGQKQLLAFARALIRKPEVLILDEATANVDTDTEALIQDAIERMLARQTSLVIAHRLSTIQRADRILVLHKGQLLEEGTHHDLVAAGGHYATLYRLQYATGAEIAAECESTSRTSPAS, via the coding sequence GTGAGCGCCCCAGAAGATAACAAAAGCGCCGCCAACGACAGCGACGCCACGCAGAAAAACGGACGCCCTCAAAACGCCGCCATCGGCTCGGGCTTCCAGGAGCAGAAGCTCGGCCAGATCACGGACCTCTCCCTGGTCCGCCGGCTGTGGACCTACATGCGTCCCTACCGCTGGCTCTTCTTCCTCTCGCTTCTCTCCATGCCCGCGCTCACCACCGTATCGCTGGTACAGCCCTGGCTCCTGCAGATTGCCATCGACGAGTACCTGATCCCCGGCGAACTCAGCGGTCTTTGGATCGTTCTGGCCGGTTACGCGGCAAGCATTGTCGGAATGGCAGCGCTGACCTTCGGTCAGATGTACGTGACGCAATATGCCGGCCAGAAGGCCCTGCGAGACCTCCGCCAGGAGCTCTTTGAGCACGTCCAGAACCTCTCCTCAGACTTCTTCAGAAAGAACCCCGTCGGCCGGCTGATGTCCCGGATGACCACCGACATTGAGTCGCTTCAGGAGGCCCTCTCCTCCGGTATGATCTCGATGGTCGGCGACATCATCACACTCAGCGCCATCGTCGTCATTCTCCTCTACAAAAACTGGCAGCTCGCCCTGGCCAGCTTTGTGGTCGTGCCTGTGCTCGTCGGGCTCACCGCCATCTTCCGCTATTTTCTGCGCAAAGCCTTTCGCGAGATCCGGGTCAAAATCGCGCGCCTCTATTCCCACCTTCAGGAAAGCATCACTGGCATGAGCGTCATTCAGCTCTTCGTGCGCGAGAACGTCAGCCGCGACGAGTACCGCGATATCAATGCCGACTACCGCGACGCTAACATCCGCTCCATCCGCTACGACGCCTTGCTCTACTCGGTGGTCGAGGCGGTGGGCTCGGTGACCATCGGTGCCATCATCTGGTACGGAAGCGGCCAGGCCTTAGAGGGCGCCATCACCCTGGGCGTGCTCGTGGCCTTTATCGAGTACATGCAGAAGTTCTTTGTGCCCATCCGCGACCTGGCGCAGAAGTACAACTTCCTGCAGAGCGCGATGGCCAGCAGCGAGCGCGTCTTCCAGCTGCTCGACACCCACGAAACCATTCCGCAGCCCGACTCCCCCCGCCCGATCCCGGACGGGGCGCTGACGATCGAATTCGATGACGTCTGGTTCGGCTACGGCAGCGATGACCCCGTACTGCGTGGCCTCTCTTTTAGGGTCAACCCCTGCGAACGTATCGCACTTGTGGGCCACACCGGCGCCGGAAAGACCACGATCATCAAGCTCCTCACCCGTCTCCACGACGTGGAGCGCGGTCGGATCCTGATCAACGGCACCGACATCCGTGAGTTCGATGTCCAGGACCTTCGGCGTAAGTTCGCCGTCGTCCTCCAGGACGTCTTCCTCTTCAGCGATACCGTGCGCAAGAACCTCACCATGGGCGACGACGCCGTCAGCGATGATGCGATTGCCCGCGCCACCGAGCTTGTGCATGCGCAGGAGATGATCGAACGCCTCGAAGGCGGCCTGGACTACCCGGTCAGTGAACGCGGCCAGAACCTCTCCGCCGGCCAGAAACAACTTCTGGCCTTTGCCCGTGCACTCATCCGCAAGCCGGAGGTCCTCATCCTCGACGAGGCCACCGCCAACGTCGATACCGACACCGAAGCACTGATCCAGGATGCCATCGAGCGCATGCTCGCCAGGCAAACCTCCCTGGTCATCGCCCACCGTCTCTCCACCATCCAGCGCGCTGACCGCATCCTCGTCCTGCACAAGGGGCAACTTCTCGAAGAGGGCACCCACCATGATCTCGTCGCCGCCGGCGGGCACTATGCCACCCTCTACCGGCTGCAATACGCCACCGGGGCTGAGATCGCTGCCGAATGCGAGAGCACATCGCGGACCTCTCCGGCATCCTGA
- a CDS encoding ABC transporter ATP-binding protein has translation MSPSSDSSTSSGPRLATVSTRERRKILWGYFKRYRGLFAAGAVFLLLTNGLALAIPQQLGDAVQLMRDSVGAGAEQLAETRQQVIRAAMIIIALAIGAGIARVYSRTTIFNAGRHIEFDLRNELYTHLARLTPRFYGSMPTGDITSRVTNDVTYVRLLFAIAFLHIVNAIVAYTIGIQRMVALDLGLTLWCLAPLPLLLLGMRSIIRALFEQTKRVQAELSNISSRVQENLSGVDVIKAYTLQGREIADYTGLNTTFYEENVKLARIRAMLNAMIVLIANVGTLVVLIVGAQRVIAGTMELGTFVEFNGYVVALAFPTIALGWVFAVWHRGLAAFERICEVRNYEPVVADPGSQACKLPTAEERTALGHIELDHVTFAYDESPVLNDISLSIPAGSTVAIVGKTGSGKSTLVKLLARLYDPTAGQIRVDGVTLTQAPLRELRSEIGFVPQEPFLFSMTIGQNIRFGLDALQFDETLTRRAPTAPLIERLGSGTDGSVTQQDRINQAVQIAALDSDLEAFDKGLDTLVGERGVTLSGGQKQRTTIARALLTDPRILILDDALASVDTQTERRILNHLKELMQGRTSILITHRFNALTQVDRIFVLDHGELIEQGTHAQLLEQGGLYAEMYARQKLREQLES, from the coding sequence ATGTCGCCATCGTCTGACTCCTCAACATCCTCTGGACCTCGCCTGGCCACTGTCTCCACTCGGGAGCGTCGCAAGATCCTCTGGGGGTATTTTAAGCGCTACCGCGGCCTCTTTGCCGCCGGCGCCGTGTTTTTACTGCTGACCAACGGACTGGCGCTGGCGATCCCTCAACAGCTGGGAGACGCCGTCCAGCTGATGCGCGACTCGGTTGGCGCCGGCGCAGAGCAACTCGCCGAAACTCGCCAGCAGGTCATTCGCGCGGCCATGATCATCATCGCGCTGGCCATCGGCGCAGGCATCGCTCGCGTCTACAGCCGCACCACAATCTTCAACGCCGGGCGTCACATCGAGTTCGATCTTCGAAACGAACTCTACACCCACCTCGCCCGTCTCACCCCGCGCTTCTACGGGAGTATGCCCACCGGCGACATCACCAGCCGGGTGACCAACGATGTCACCTACGTCCGCCTGCTCTTCGCCATCGCCTTTCTGCATATCGTCAACGCCATCGTCGCCTACACCATCGGAATCCAACGCATGGTAGCCCTTGATCTGGGCCTGACGCTCTGGTGCCTGGCACCCCTTCCACTTCTTCTTCTCGGAATGCGCAGCATCATTCGCGCCCTCTTCGAGCAGACCAAACGCGTGCAAGCCGAGCTCTCCAACATCTCTTCGCGCGTTCAGGAGAATTTAAGTGGCGTCGACGTCATCAAAGCCTACACCCTGCAAGGCCGCGAGATCGCCGACTACACCGGACTCAACACCACCTTCTACGAAGAGAACGTCAAGCTCGCTCGCATCCGAGCGATGCTCAACGCCATGATCGTGCTCATCGCCAACGTGGGCACCCTGGTGGTGCTCATCGTCGGCGCGCAACGCGTCATCGCCGGCACCATGGAACTTGGAACCTTCGTGGAGTTCAACGGCTACGTGGTCGCGCTGGCCTTCCCGACCATCGCGCTGGGATGGGTCTTCGCCGTCTGGCACCGCGGCCTGGCTGCCTTTGAGCGCATCTGCGAGGTACGAAACTACGAGCCCGTCGTCGCCGATCCAGGCTCCCAGGCGTGCAAACTCCCCACGGCCGAAGAACGCACGGCCCTGGGGCATATTGAGCTCGATCACGTCACCTTCGCCTACGATGAGAGCCCGGTCCTCAACGACATCTCGCTCTCCATCCCGGCCGGCTCCACGGTCGCCATCGTTGGCAAAACCGGCAGCGGCAAGTCCACCCTGGTCAAACTTCTGGCCAGACTCTACGACCCGACCGCCGGTCAAATTCGCGTCGACGGAGTGACCTTAACTCAGGCGCCACTTCGGGAGTTACGCTCCGAGATTGGCTTTGTGCCTCAGGAGCCCTTCCTCTTTTCCATGACCATCGGACAGAACATCCGCTTTGGTCTCGACGCCCTGCAGTTCGATGAAACGCTTACCCGCCGCGCCCCCACCGCCCCGCTGATTGAGCGCCTGGGAAGCGGCACCGACGGCTCTGTCACCCAGCAGGATCGTATTAACCAGGCCGTACAAATCGCCGCCCTCGACTCCGACCTCGAAGCCTTCGACAAAGGCCTCGACACCCTCGTAGGTGAGCGCGGCGTAACCCTCTCCGGCGGTCAGAAACAGCGCACCACCATCGCCCGTGCCCTCCTCACCGATCCGCGCATCCTCATCCTTGATGATGCCCTGGCCAGCGTCGACACCCAGACCGAACGCCGAATCCTCAACCACCTCAAAGAGTTGATGCAGGGCCGAACGTCCATCCTCATCACCCACCGCTTCAACGCTCTCACCCAGGTCGATCGCATCTTCGTACTCGACCACGGCGAGCTCATTGAGCAGGGAACCCACGCCCAACTCCTGGAACAGGGCGGCCTCTACGCCGAGATGTACGCACGGCAAAAACTCAGGGAGCAACTCGAATCGTGA
- the lepB gene encoding signal peptidase I has translation MGGVVINLFVVLLMLFVVIAVTFWNLVLAWVALAMLLAWAMIGLLAASRADQLLAETSSESRRAFQHPLIYTLIALMTFVGPVAIVVDQSLRHLWTFTHVDNLALYPLALPGDTLFVRRVPAHIAPPRRGDLVTLVTPETGAPATLRVIAEPGEEVQMQGNTLIIGDKLVDYTPLMHEWVGQAQLNNALGLRAWVEHNHAQRYVVAISDEATPDASVPGLALGPDDYFVLADNRSHLATPEPRASLTADSRLYGPLPADHIFGRPVHIAWSSAPESGTPRFDRIGLPLH, from the coding sequence GTGGGTGGGGTGGTAATCAACCTCTTCGTTGTCTTGCTCATGCTCTTCGTGGTCATCGCGGTGACCTTCTGGAACCTTGTCCTGGCCTGGGTAGCGCTTGCCATGCTGCTTGCCTGGGCAATGATTGGCCTGCTTGCCGCCTCGCGGGCAGACCAGCTTCTCGCGGAAACCTCATCCGAGTCGCGTCGGGCGTTTCAACATCCACTGATCTACACCCTCATCGCTCTGATGACCTTTGTGGGGCCGGTGGCGATCGTTGTCGACCAATCCCTTCGCCATCTCTGGACCTTCACCCACGTCGACAACCTCGCGCTCTACCCCCTGGCTCTCCCCGGCGACACCCTCTTTGTCCGGCGTGTCCCGGCCCATATCGCTCCGCCCCGACGTGGCGACCTGGTCACGCTTGTCACCCCCGAAACCGGCGCGCCGGCCACCCTTCGCGTGATCGCCGAACCCGGCGAAGAGGTCCAGATGCAAGGCAACACCCTGATCATCGGCGACAAACTCGTCGACTACACCCCGCTGATGCACGAGTGGGTGGGCCAGGCTCAGCTCAACAACGCCCTCGGACTGCGCGCCTGGGTTGAACACAACCACGCTCAGCGCTACGTGGTGGCCATCAGCGACGAGGCCACCCCCGACGCCTCCGTCCCCGGCCTGGCCCTGGGTCCCGACGACTACTTCGTGCTCGCCGACAACCGCAGCCACCTGGCCACGCCCGAACCCCGCGCTTCGCTCACCGCCGATAGCCGACTCTACGGCCCGCTGCCGGCCGACCATATTTTTGGCCGCCCCGTCCACATCGCCTGGTCCAGCGCCCCGGAAAGCGGCACGCCACGCTTCGACCGCATCGGCCTGCCCCTGCACTGA